DNA from Rhinatrema bivittatum chromosome 16, aRhiBiv1.1, whole genome shotgun sequence:
tgagggagtcagttggaccgttagatgatcgaggggttaaaggggcacttagagaagataaggccatcacggaaagattaaatgatttctttgcttcggtgtttactgaagaggatgttggggaggtacccgtaatggagaaggttttcaagggtaatgattcagatggactgaatcaaatcacggtgaacctagaagatgtggtaggcctgattgacaaactaaagagtagtaaatcacctggactggatggtatacacctcagagttctgaaggaactaaaaaatgaaatttcagaccgattagtaaaaatttgtaatctatcattaaaatcatccattgtacctgaagactggaggatagcaaacgtaaccccaatatttaaaaagggctccaggggcgatccgggaaactacagaccggttagcctgacttcagtgcaaggaaaaatagtggaaagtgttctaaacttcaaaatcacagaacatatagaaagacatggtttattggaacaaagtcagcttgccttagaaatctgcttcacttttttgaaggagttaataaacacgtggataaaggtgaacccgtagatgtagtatatttggattttcagaaggcgtttgacaaagttcctcatgagaggcttctaggaaaagtaaaaagtcatgggataggtggcgatgtcctttcgtggattgcaaactggctaaaagacaggaaacagagagtaggattgaatggtcaattttctcagtggaagggagtggacagtggagtgcctcagggatctgtattgggacccttacttttcaatatatttataaatgatctggaaagaaatatgatgagtgagataatcaaatttgcagacgacacaaaattgttcagagtagttaaatcacaagcagattgtgataaattgcaggaagaccttgtgagactggaaaactgggcatccaaatggcagatgaaatttaatgtggataagtgcaaggtgatgcatatagggaaaaataacccatgctatagttacataatgttggattcgcgtgcgatagctaaaaaggggaggagtcagggtggcgtctgcccggaagaggaggagtcggggcagacgcCGCGAGGacatcgcggacagcgaaaagggaagaacccttttcgctgcccacttcgcgcccaatagcgccaccttttatgaTCACCACGGGCTTTCGCAGGCGCGCCCCCCCGTTAGCGagcgattcagggagccctgcgaccTAGGTAAATCTGGGCCTAAGTGACTTGGATCTTATTATGCATCCAAAATTTATTCCAGACAGACTATATAGATTCcaaattatttgtttttccaaATTCAAAACTCAAACTGGCTACCAGTGAAAATTGGAAATGACAATCTTTTAGCTGCATCTTATTTTAAGAACCTCCAAGGATTTTATCCCAAGAGACCCAAACAGTTTAAGTATTTTGCATTGCTGCCTACAGGAGAAAGCGAAGAGAGACCGTCAGTCTTTCCAAAGCTCAGCTTTCAGCTGATCCAGTGAAGGAGATGCTGCCTATTCTCCAGAATCTCTGCATGTACTGTATCTGAGAAATTATACATCTTGGGACTTTTCAGGAATGCGTTTATAATTTGGAAATGAAGAGCGTTCATCAGCAAGTGAGAGCAAGGTAGAAAGCAAGAGAGTTTCGCCAAATATGTTGTAAGTAAGGTATCTACCTATGTGCCtatttttttaaacctattttgcAGTTTCTGGTCATTTCACATTAGTGTCAGTGTCATTTCGTTAACATACGAGGAAATCCAGGGAAACAGTGAAGAATATATATTCAGTTACAGTATTTGATGTCAAACTTGCAAGCTGTCCTGACAATTATAAATCCAaaattcctctcctctcctcttttttttttcattgtttgtcTCTTTGTCCCTCCTCGCTTGCTGTCTTTTATTGTCGCTCTCCAACTTTTATCTTTAATataaatgtgtgagagagatcaagGCTGACTAAACCTGGAAGAGTAGACCTGCAGCTTTAAATGAGAAGAAAGAGTAGGCAGATGACTGCTGTAATTGTAATCGTAGTCTGAATGGAGGTGTTAGCTGGGTCAGGGATGCTGCATGAAGTTGCCCTGTGGTGAAACTGAAACAGGTGGGTGTCAGAAagagaaacacagaaaaaaaaaagcaagcggTCAGAAAACAGGAGAGAAAACGTGTGagacaaagggaaagaaaaagagggggagatatttagagatttttattctctcataaaataattttctaaaacaacaaaaaatatgccCTTAacacttagggatagattttaaaagatgtgcgcgcggttcccggtgcgcgtacatggatgtgccgattttataacatgcgcgtgtcattgtgcacatgttataaaatatgaaacctgcatgcacatgtgtgcccaatgTTATATCGGTGGGTGCATCTGCGGATGGCTCGTGACTCATGCGTGTAAGGGTGGAATTTTCTCAAAAAACGCATGgtgacactttttaaaaaatgtgctcgGTACGCGCatggcccggccacacatgtatctcccggtttttgctcgcgccagacttttaaaatttagttgTTAATTTCTGTCATTTaaggggtcattttgtaaagcttttcgtgtgtgataccttgctgggggcggagtcagggcggcgaggaggcggacgcggcgatgtcttcgctggcggcgataaggtaagttacgttatcatcgccagtagcgcgcccaatagcgccacctttcacgatggcgctattgggtgcgaaagccggcagtgaaaacaccgcggtggtgcaaggGCTGTCAGCTTTCGCAGGATttcctggattcaccattctgtgatagaatggtgaatccaggacTTAGCTTGTAAACAGACATCATCCATATTCTAACGTTTGTCTACATTTTATATGCATTTTCTGCCCATTGTGAGCAATGTATCTTCTTTGATTAAATGATTAATTTCTGGTTACAAGAAAGTTTTTAAGTTCATTAACTTATTATCTACGTATCCTGATGTCGGAAAACTAAGCACAATTTATATTTCAAAACCTTGAATTGACTTTAGGATGAAAGACGCCTGCTTCTTGGAAACCTCTGGCTTCTTACAGTTAGCAGTTATGATAAagcattaataataaaaatattgttATTACTACTTTAATCAGTAGTGCCTTAGAATGGATTAGTCAGGTGATTGCTAAAGTAGATCTGTATCACTCTCTGATAAATAATTGAAAAGCCCTCGAACAAAAATGAAACTTTATAAATGAACTTGTACAAAGGAACTGATCAGCATTAATCATCTGATGAAATAACCAATAACATCAAGGGTATCATCAATTAATAAACAATATATCAAATAAAAAGACAATACATGAATCCCTCTCGATATAGTAAAGTGTTTCCCCTTCATTTTATGTCGATACCTTGTGTACATGGTCCTTAGTGTGGGTTCCAGAGCTTGTCAGCTGGATTTGATACTTTTCCTCCTTGGTTACTAAATCACTAATTTGATTCTTTACTTTTAGACGCAGGTTATGGTGAAACATTTCATCACCTTCAGAAGAAAGAAATTCCCCATTAGAATTGAGGTGAGATTAGAAAAGATTTTATGGATTCTTATGCCTATGCAACTAAATACTAAATTGCATCCAAAGGAAACGTAATATTTTGTTATTAATAAGAGGAAAGTGGATTGCTGGGGATCAAAATGTGTAGTGACCTCATGTGGGAAATAACCAATCCAAGGACCTGTAGAGAATTGAATATAGGGAGTCGGAaaggactttttaaaattggctaCAGATAGAAAGACCTTTATTCAGAAATCTCAGGATTACCAGTTTGTACAGCTTGCactggagggtgggagagggataGGGGGATCATCAACCGATTAAACCATATATTAAAGGTTAAATTAAAGAAAGTACCTCATGATACAGTAATCCAGCTCATAGATTTTGTGCTCTCAAGGGCAACTGAGGATGGACTATGAATTGTCtataagacatggttattcagagAAGCCTTTGCTTAACTCCAATGTCCCTTTAAATTTCCCTCGCAGCTTCGCTAGTTGAAGTTTGTCACTAGCATTCCGCACAGAACTCTGTCGATCTTACAATTACATCATTTTGTCTTTCCCCCCTATCCCCCTGTCTCGTTCTTAGACACCTTCCTCCCCTGTTAAAAATTTGCTCATCCATCTCGTTTGCTGATCAACCCTTTTTGTTTGCATCCATGTTTtacttccttgtttaatgtaatgcatttcTTTCGCAAtagttattgttattatgtaaaccgaggtgatttgtagctcgttacatgaatatcggtatataaaattgctaaataaataaataaataaataaataaataaataagaatatggGCAGCAGAAACCATTCAGCAGGTTCAGATGAGCTAATGAATGAGTCTTCCTCACACAGAAAAAGACTGAGCAAGACAGACCAAGACTGACTGGTGCCGTAAATGCCTACTACAGaatattaaatgttatttttgttctcttttcatcTATCTCATTTGATTTATTCCTTGCCTCTTGTGTTTCTCTTTAGGTGTAATTTGATGAAGTGGAATAAATGGCAGTCAGGAATGAAAGTAGAGTCACACAATTCATCCTTCTAGGACTTTCCGACACTCCAGAGTTACAGATAGTATTCTTTGTGGTGTTTCTAATTGTCTACCTGTGCACCATAACTGGGAATGTTCTCATCATGATAACCGTATATGTGCACTCAAATCTGCACTCTCcaatgtacttcttcctcagctACCTGTCTTTTTTAGATTTATGCTTTTCAACAGTCACTGTCCCCAAAGCCCTTGTAAACTTCATCTCGCAGAGCAAAACCATCTCTTTCAATAACTGCATTGCTCAgttgtttttcttccatttctttggGGGAGCAGAAATAATTAACCTGACCTTAATGGCTTATGACCGCTACGTTGCCATCTGTAATCCTTTACGTTATACCACCATTATGAGCAGAAGAACATGTCTCTATATGATCATCTCTACATGGATAGGTGGTTTCTTTCATGGTTTTATGCAGGTATTACCTACATTTC
Protein-coding regions in this window:
- the LOC115078551 gene encoding olfactory receptor 4S2-like; this translates as MAVRNESRVTQFILLGLSDTPELQIVFFVVFLIVYLCTITGNVLIMITVYVHSNLHSPMYFFLSYLSFLDLCFSTVTVPKALVNFISQSKTISFNNCIAQLFFFHFFGGAEIINLTLMAYDRYVAICNPLRYTTIMSRRTCLYMIISTWIGGFFHGFMQVLPTFQLSFCGPNEINHFICELRPLSLLACNSIFISETVSMANSGSIALGGFLVLLISYIYIISTILKIRSAEGRRKAFSTCASHLLVVIIFFGPCLFIYMRPLVTFSTDKLFSVFYTILTPLLNPIIYTLRNEEVKKGMLRLRDRKISFPEIHIN